From a single Poecilia reticulata strain Guanapo linkage group LG2, Guppy_female_1.0+MT, whole genome shotgun sequence genomic region:
- the LOC103461924 gene encoding proteasomal ubiquitin receptor ADRM1 — translation MRAHPLTAGAFTMTRKFTHSTLGVKMSSGALFPSLVSGSRGSSSKYLVEFRAGKMSLKGNTVTPDKRKGLVYIQQSDDSLIHFCWKDRTSGNVDDDLIIFPDDCEFKRVNQCTTGRVYVLKFKAGSKRLFFWMQEPKTDKDEEFCRKVNEFLNNPPIPGAPGSGGGSGHELSALGGEGGLQNLLGNMSHNQLMQLIGPTGLGGLGGLGALAGPGLANLLGSGGPPASSSSSSSRSQAATAASSSAAAPRLSSTQAPAPATPTPPAASAPATTAAAAPAAPGCGLSPPVDLASVCTPEMMAPILTNPEVQQRLLPFLPSGESLLQSTEEIQNTLNSPQFQQSMSMFSSALASGQLGPLMNQFGLSAEAVDAANRGGRTNTHPCIMESFIL, via the exons ATGCGTGCGCATCCACTCACAGCAGGCGCGTTCACGATGACCAGGAAGTTCACTCATTCTAC tttgGGAGTAAAGATGTCGTCTGGCGCTCTGTTTCCAAGTCTGGTCAGCGGCTCGAGGGGAAGCTCTAGCAAGTACCTGGTGGAGTTTCGTGCTGGTAAAATGAGCCTGAAGGGGAACACGGTTACGCCCGACAAACGCAAGGGCTTGGTKTACATCCAGCAGTCCGATGACTCTCTRATCCATTTCTGCTGGAAGGACAGAACCTCCGGGAAYGTTGATGAT GATCTGATCATCTTCCCTGATGACTGCGAGTTTAAGAGGGTGAACCAGTGCACCACGGGACGCGTCTATGTGCTGAAGTTCAAGGCTGGCTCCAAAAGGCTCTTCTTCTGGATGCAG GAGCCCAAAACGGACAAAGATGAGGAGTTCTGCCGTAAGGTGAACGAATTCCTGAACAACCCTCCCATTCCTGGCGCTCCGGGCAGCGGAGGCGGCAGCGGCCACGAGCTGTCGGCGCTGGGCGGAGAGGGGGGCCTGCAGAACCTGCTGGGAAACATGAGCCACAACCAGCTGATGCAGCTGATCGGTCCGACGGGGCTCGGTGGACTGG GAGGCCTGGGAGCGTTAGCCGGACCTGGACTGGCGAACCTGCTAGGCAGCGGCGGCCCGCCCGCCAGCAGCTCCTCATCCAG CTCTAGAAGCCAAGCAGCCACGGCCGCYTCTTCATCAGCTGCAGCCCCGAGACTGAGCTCCACCCAGGCACCGGCACCGGCCACGCCTACGCCTCCTGCCGCCTCCGCTCCTGCcactactgctgctgctgcccctgcTGCTCCAG GGTGTGGTTTGTCTCCTCCAGTGGACCTGGCGAGCGTTTGCACCCCGGAGATGATGGCTCCCATCCTGACCAACCCTGAAGTCCAGCAGAGGCTCCTCCCCTTCCTCCCCAGCGGAGAGAGCTTACTGCAGAGCACCGAGGAGATCCAGAACACCCTGAACTCGCCGCAGTTCCAGCAG TCCATGAGTATGTTCAGCAGCGCTTTGGCTTCGGGGCAGCTCGGCCCGCTGATGAATCAGTTCGGTCTKTCGGCTGAAGCTGTGGACGCTGCCAACAGGGGAGGTaggacaaacacacaccctTGCATCatggaaagttttattttgtaa